In the genome of Streptomyces sp. Tu 3180, the window GGGTCAGGCCCGAGCAGTCGTAGGAGGACGGGCCGGTGGCGCCGTAGACGTAGGGGCTGCCGAGCTTGCTCTGGGCGGCGGCGAAGGCGGCGGCGGCGCGGCCGGAGCCGGCCGGGACGTCGGCGGAGAGGGCCTCGCGCTCGCTGGTGCGGGTGGCGCGGTTCTGCTCCTCGGCGAGCTGCGCCTTCTCCGCGGCGGTCAGGCTGTTGAGCAGCTTCTGCGCGGCGGCGAGCTTGCCCTGGACTTCCTTCTTCTTCTTGCCCAGTTCGGTGCGGGTGGAGGCGAGGTCCTCGAGCTTCTCGGACGCCTCGGAGCGCTGCTGGGCGAGTTCGCGCTGCTTCTCCTGGATCTTCTTCAGCGCGTCGACCTGCTGGGTGCTCAACTGGTCGAGGGTGGACGCCTTGTCGAGGTAGTCGTCCGGGTCGGAGGAGAGGAAGAGCTGGACCGAGGGGTCGATGCCGCCGCTGCGGTACTGGGCGCTGGCCATCGAACCGAGGCCGTCGCGCAGCTCGTTGAGCTCCTGCTGACCGCGGGCGACGTCGTCCTGGATGGCGGAGATCTCCTTCTGGAGCTTCTCCTGCTTCTCCTTGGCCCCGTTGTACTTCTCGGTGGCCTGCTCGGCCTGCTCGTAGAGCTTGTCGACCTTCGCCTTCACCTCGTCCTTGCTCGGCTTCTCGCT includes:
- a CDS encoding C40 family peptidase — translated: MASHRRPKQPSRARVTVLTTAAAAAVALSSQAANAAPSEKPSKDEVKAKVDKLYEQAEQATEKYNGAKEKQEKLQKEISAIQDDVARGQQELNELRDGLGSMASAQYRSGGIDPSVQLFLSSDPDDYLDKASTLDQLSTQQVDALKKIQEKQRELAQQRSEASEKLEDLASTRTELGKKKKEVQGKLAAAQKLLNSLTAAEKAQLAEEQNRATRTSEREALSADVPAGSGRAAAAFAAAQSKLGSPYVYGATGPSSYDCSGLTQWAYAQAGVGIPRTSEAQTGAGTRIYSVSQLKVGDLVFFFNDLHHVGLYAGNGQIIHAPRTGTVVRYESMNTIGGPFMFGVRV